The Antarcticibacterium sp. 1MA-6-2 genome has a window encoding:
- a CDS encoding sterol desaturase family protein: MDFTNPLVYGVPVFLGLILLELTYSRSHDNKDLYKWKDLTSSLMLGIGSAVLGALVKTVAIILIFNFVYEIFNPVVDGVRENIFGWNSFGYAWYVWILCMLADDFTYYWFHRQNHMIRFFWAAHIVHHSSDNFNLGTAIRNGWFTILYKPFFYVWIVMIGFPPEMLAVCLGIEALWQFQLHTKYVPKLGIIEKFINTHTMHQVHHARNLEYMDKNHGGILNVFDRIFGTWKELDDTIEIEYGVSTPPNSYNIWVILSHEYKNIWRDTKKSKNWYHKFMYVFGPPGWSHDGSTKTVKEMQAEMNAVLQEGNNSVTQPVPVSHKEEKTPA; this comes from the coding sequence ATGGATTTTACCAACCCATTAGTATATGGGGTGCCTGTTTTTCTGGGCCTCATCCTTTTAGAACTTACCTATAGCAGGTCGCACGATAATAAAGACCTTTATAAATGGAAAGACCTTACCTCCAGTTTAATGCTGGGGATAGGCTCTGCAGTACTGGGAGCCCTGGTAAAAACAGTGGCCATTATTCTCATCTTTAATTTTGTGTATGAAATCTTTAATCCTGTAGTTGATGGAGTAAGGGAGAATATTTTTGGATGGAATTCTTTTGGCTACGCCTGGTATGTGTGGATCTTATGCATGCTGGCAGATGATTTCACCTACTACTGGTTTCACCGTCAAAACCATATGATAAGGTTCTTTTGGGCAGCACACATTGTACATCATTCTTCAGATAATTTTAATTTGGGAACCGCTATTCGCAATGGCTGGTTTACCATTTTGTATAAACCGTTCTTTTACGTTTGGATCGTAATGATTGGTTTTCCTCCTGAGATGCTTGCGGTGTGTTTAGGTATAGAAGCTTTATGGCAATTTCAACTTCACACTAAATATGTACCCAAATTGGGGATAATAGAAAAATTTATAAACACCCATACAATGCACCAGGTACATCACGCCCGCAACCTGGAATATATGGACAAAAATCACGGAGGAATTTTAAACGTTTTTGACCGAATATTTGGCACCTGGAAGGAGCTTGATGATACTATTGAAATAGAATATGGAGTCTCTACCCCGCCTAATTCATATAATATCTGGGTGATCTTATCTCACGAGTATAAAAATATTTGGAGAGACACCAAAAAATCAAAAAATTGGTATCATAAGTTCATGTATGTATTTGGACCTCCAGGCTGGAGTCACGACGGCAGTACCAAAACCGTCAAAGAAATGCAGGCAGAAATGAATGCTGTATTACAGGAAGGAAACAATAGTGTAACCCAACCTGTTCCCGTGTCTCATAAAGAAGAAAAAACTCCTGCATAA
- a CDS encoding 1-acyl-sn-glycerol-3-phosphate acyltransferase, with product MGLFKRNPFGHILFIKKWLIRIFGVLTHRRYRGFNELKIEGSEIIKNLPHTNVLFVSNHQTYFADVTAMFHVFNASLSGRVDSIKNVGYLWQPKLNIYYVAAKETMQAGLLTRIMAYAGAITVERTWRAKGEDVQREVNLNDSENIGIALKDGWVITFPQGTTKPFKPIRKGTAHIIKQHKPIVIPIVIDGFRRSFDKKGIRIKKRGILQSFQIKPPLEIDYENETIEQIVEKLEYSIEQHPSFLKVISKEELQAMEELNKARRWEY from the coding sequence ATGGGATTGTTCAAAAGAAATCCATTTGGTCATATACTTTTCATTAAAAAGTGGCTCATAAGGATTTTTGGTGTTCTCACTCACCGAAGGTACCGAGGGTTTAATGAACTTAAAATAGAAGGTTCTGAAATTATAAAGAATCTTCCCCATACTAATGTCCTTTTCGTCTCTAATCACCAGACATATTTTGCCGATGTTACGGCAATGTTTCATGTATTTAATGCCAGCTTAAGTGGAAGGGTAGATTCGATAAAGAACGTGGGATATCTATGGCAACCAAAGCTTAATATTTATTATGTAGCTGCAAAAGAAACTATGCAGGCGGGATTATTAACCAGGATCATGGCCTATGCAGGTGCTATAACAGTGGAACGTACCTGGCGGGCAAAAGGAGAAGATGTCCAAAGGGAAGTTAATCTAAATGATTCTGAGAATATTGGTATTGCTTTAAAGGACGGGTGGGTAATAACTTTTCCCCAGGGCACCACAAAACCATTTAAACCTATTAGAAAAGGTACCGCTCACATAATAAAGCAACATAAACCCATTGTTATTCCAATAGTAATAGATGGATTTAGAAGATCTTTTGATAAGAAGGGCATAAGGATCAAGAAAAGAGGAATACTTCAGTCTTTTCAGATTAAACCGCCGCTGGAAATAGATTACGAGAATGAAACTATCGAGCAGATTGTGGAAAAACTGGAATACTCTATTGAACAGCATCCCTCGTTTTTAAAAGTAATTTCAAAGGAAGAATTGCAGGCAATGGAAGAACTGAATAAAGCGAGGCGTTGGGAGTATTAA
- a CDS encoding CoA pyrophosphatase, with the protein MDFNEFKYRITNLAKLELPGEEAQHKLAPVLRIQEMETVDFTNINPNKAGVLAVFYPDAQNQTHFVLILRKTYRGVHSNQVGFPGGRVEDLDRDLRHTALRETEEEVGISQTDVVVVKELTPLYIPPSNFWVYPFIGYVEKTPLLIPQESEVELVLEINLDEFLDDKNLINQILTTSYADEIEVLSVFIEWPCGLGCNCYDVERNKRIA; encoded by the coding sequence ATGGATTTTAATGAATTTAAGTATAGGATAACAAATTTAGCAAAATTAGAACTTCCCGGGGAGGAAGCCCAGCACAAATTGGCTCCGGTCCTTCGCATACAGGAGATGGAAACAGTGGATTTTACTAATATTAATCCGAATAAAGCGGGAGTGTTGGCAGTGTTTTATCCTGATGCACAAAATCAAACACATTTCGTGTTAATCCTTAGAAAAACCTACAGGGGAGTACATTCTAATCAGGTGGGTTTTCCGGGAGGAAGGGTGGAAGATCTGGACAGGGATTTGAGACATACAGCTCTTAGGGAAACTGAAGAAGAAGTAGGTATTTCTCAAACCGATGTTGTTGTGGTCAAAGAATTAACCCCCTTGTATATCCCGCCAAGTAATTTTTGGGTATATCCATTTATAGGTTATGTAGAAAAGACTCCACTATTAATTCCACAGGAAAGTGAGGTGGAGCTTGTTCTTGAAATTAATCTGGATGAGTTCCTTGATGATAAGAATTTAATAAATCAAATTCTAACCACTTCTTATGCCGATGAGATAGAAGTGCTTAGCGTTTTCATTGAATGGCCATGTGGTTTGGGGTGCAACTGCTATGATGTTGAGCGAAATAAAAGAATTGCTTAA
- a CDS encoding peptidylprolyl isomerase — protein sequence MGRYFSILLVAVVLIFASCEDKEKSNNSNVDSPSNPTLTSKDTIKEKEKKGSAPAGKEDQKTPYREGPMLVQEELIPFLTKYGEENPQTRVRIKTRFGDIDVVLYRDTPLHRANFIFLAKQGYFDDTFFHRVAKDFVIQGGNSDNISTSKKRTNIGSFLIPSEFEAGHKHTRGAFSAAKYAEQNVSKASSPYEFFIVQSDRGAHHLDNDHTVFGRVVSGMDVVDEIAQQEVGEGEWPLLNIYIDVEVLE from the coding sequence ATGGGAAGATACTTTTCAATCCTGCTTGTCGCGGTTGTTCTAATTTTTGCAAGTTGTGAAGATAAGGAAAAGTCGAATAATAGTAATGTAGATTCCCCATCAAACCCTACTCTCACAAGCAAAGACACTATCAAAGAAAAAGAGAAGAAAGGATCAGCCCCAGCAGGAAAAGAAGATCAGAAAACTCCTTACCGGGAGGGACCTATGCTGGTACAGGAAGAGTTAATTCCGTTCTTAACTAAATACGGAGAAGAAAATCCTCAGACCAGGGTCAGGATCAAAACCCGTTTTGGTGATATTGATGTAGTGCTCTACCGGGATACTCCGTTGCACAGGGCAAATTTTATTTTTCTGGCTAAACAGGGATATTTTGATGATACTTTCTTTCACAGGGTAGCTAAAGACTTTGTTATTCAGGGGGGAAATTCTGACAATATTTCTACCAGTAAAAAGAGAACCAACATAGGATCTTTTCTAATTCCCAGTGAATTTGAGGCGGGACACAAGCATACTCGTGGCGCATTTTCCGCAGCAAAATACGCTGAGCAAAATGTGAGTAAAGCTTCTTCACCTTATGAATTTTTTATCGTACAAAGTGATCGCGGTGCACATCATTTAGATAACGACCACACCGTTTTTGGCAGAGTGGTTAGTGGAATGGATGTAGTAGATGAAATTGCCCAACAGGAAGTTGGAGAGGGGGAATGGCCTTTATTGAATATTTATATTGATGTAGAGGTGCTTGAATAA